One stretch of Chryseobacterium fluminis DNA includes these proteins:
- a CDS encoding RagB/SusD family nutrient uptake outer membrane protein, which translates to MKKNKFLAIVFSIAGLISLSSCDQYLDVESLSNTAEAQQFDSASDTFSALVGVYNATMGDNTYGQRMNLILTQSGDDLRTSGDYNANDRRGISCFGAITTNTELLRPFLDTYAGIERANLVIKNIPLSPVYKTGSDADKKLMDRYLGEALTLRAQFYSDLIKNWGDVPFQDVPSADLPDLYLPKTDRDIIYDKILDDLLRAESLVPWRSEGGTTAQRISKGAVKGLRARIALARAGYSLRRAPQQMLQGSNPQKYYQIAYDECKDIINSGQHQLNPSYEGLFRSLHTNSQDATNEVIYAIGAFGGNSRTDSKIGYYNGLRHDDTDWKSSGGISAIPTYFYEFSKYDLRRDINIAIFRVNTTKQEELQTSINWNDGKFRKSWSNITGTSQNLGIDWPLLRYSDILLMFAEADNELHGSPSQEAIDAVMAVRRRAYTGNLGQVGTIPTGKTAFFNYIVKERQLEFGGEGLRKYDLIRWNLLETKINETRAKLTQFMNGTGEYANVPEYIFYKKVAYDKTKTAQQNISDIDFYTATGVAKSDIFYTPNQSVATPSGYTKVNWRLAMTQPYISGDPIKSYAYYFQPNRKELLPLALDVVNSNYNLTQDYGY; encoded by the coding sequence ATGAAGAAGAATAAATTTTTAGCTATAGTCTTTTCCATTGCAGGATTAATATCTTTAAGTTCATGCGACCAGTATCTGGATGTGGAAAGCTTATCCAACACCGCAGAAGCACAACAATTCGACTCTGCTTCCGACACTTTCTCTGCATTGGTTGGCGTTTATAACGCAACGATGGGTGATAATACCTATGGCCAGAGAATGAATCTTATCCTTACCCAATCCGGAGATGATCTAAGAACTTCCGGAGACTATAATGCCAATGACAGAAGAGGAATCAGCTGTTTTGGGGCTATTACTACCAATACAGAACTTTTAAGACCTTTTTTAGATACCTACGCAGGTATTGAGCGAGCCAACCTTGTTATTAAAAATATTCCGCTTTCACCGGTTTATAAAACAGGTTCCGATGCAGATAAAAAACTTATGGACAGGTATCTGGGTGAAGCTTTAACGCTTAGAGCTCAGTTCTATTCTGATCTTATCAAGAACTGGGGCGATGTACCTTTTCAGGATGTTCCTTCAGCAGATCTTCCAGACTTATACCTTCCGAAAACAGACAGAGACATCATCTATGATAAAATTCTCGATGATTTGTTAAGGGCTGAAAGTCTGGTTCCATGGAGATCAGAAGGAGGCACCACTGCTCAGAGAATTTCGAAAGGAGCCGTTAAAGGACTGAGAGCACGAATCGCGCTTGCAAGAGCTGGTTACTCATTAAGAAGAGCACCACAGCAAATGCTGCAGGGATCCAATCCTCAAAAATATTATCAGATCGCTTATGATGAATGTAAAGATATCATCAATTCCGGACAGCATCAGTTAAATCCAAGCTACGAAGGTTTATTCAGATCTTTACATACCAATTCTCAGGATGCAACGAACGAGGTTATCTATGCTATCGGAGCATTCGGAGGAAACTCCAGAACAGACAGTAAAATCGGTTACTACAATGGTCTCAGACATGATGACACCGACTGGAAATCTTCAGGAGGTATCAGTGCCATCCCGACTTATTTTTATGAATTCAGCAAATACGATCTGAGAAGAGATATCAATATTGCCATCTTCAGAGTCAACACGACAAAACAGGAGGAACTTCAGACTTCCATCAACTGGAATGACGGGAAATTCAGAAAATCATGGTCCAATATTACCGGTACTTCCCAGAACCTGGGTATCGACTGGCCTCTATTAAGATATTCGGATATCCTGTTAATGTTCGCGGAAGCAGATAACGAATTGCACGGCTCTCCTTCCCAGGAAGCGATCGACGCAGTAATGGCGGTGAGACGAAGAGCGTACACGGGTAATCTAGGTCAGGTAGGAACCATTCCTACAGGCAAAACCGCCTTCTTCAATTATATTGTAAAGGAAAGACAATTGGAATTCGGAGGGGAAGGACTGAGAAAATATGATTTGATCCGTTGGAATCTGTTAGAAACCAAAATTAATGAAACAAGAGCTAAGCTTACCCAGTTTATGAATGGTACAGGCGAGTACGCGAATGTTCCGGAATATATTTTCTATAAGAAAGTAGCCTACGACAAAACCAAAACGGCTCAACAGAACATTTCGGATATCGATTTCTATACTGCAACAGGAGTTGCAAAATCAGATATTTTCTACACGCCGAACCAAAGTGTGGCAACACCTTCCGGCTATACAAAAGTAAACTGGAGACTTGCCATGACGCAGCCATACATCAGTGGTGACCCCATTAAGAGTTATGCCTATTATTTCCAGCCCAACAGAAAAGAATTGCTTCCATTAGCGTTGGATGTGGTAAACTCAAACTATAATCTTACTCAGGATTACGGCTATTAG
- a CDS encoding SusC/RagA family TonB-linked outer membrane protein — translation MAQEKEPKKEIEKNIDEVVLVGYTKVSKKDVTNSVASVKADAIKDMPSTNAAEAIQGRMAGVQVSLSEGSPGADVDIVIRGGNSITGSNAPLYIVDGVQMDNALSVLSPKEIESIEVLKDASSTNIYGARGANGVVLITTKGGRKRAKTLINYNGFLGVRKIQNTIDVLDPYQFVLYQYEVYNKGGVQTDMDAFVARYGTYDQLEDYKTVKKRDWQDEVFGREAFNFTHNLSVTGGSDNSSFSLSLNNVEEDGIMIGSGFKRNMANFKYDYEISKKLNMTLNARYSRQTIFGAGTSSTGSQSTNRLRNAVRYQPFEGGSSVDVDDFDPLFANETNLVNPVLLANNEIKENGRNDLLLNGTIEYKISKDFTFRSVIGYVQRDEYINQFSGPITSVARQNNDQPVVLLSKSQTRRITNTNTLNYRKTFGNHKVDLLAGQEIVKTDGESLAMTIKWFPKSISAQEAFANIQSASPPGGLVQDAPRAGRNPDRLASFFGRANYIFKNKYILTASMRADGSSVFGPGNRWGYFPAASAAWKITEEDFLKGNKTVSELKLRLGYGLSGNNRIGSFLYDTFFITSSDYGYAFGSNVTPGATTGNILANKNVKWESATSKNIGLDFGLFKGRIYGTLDLYQTDTKDLLLLAQIPKTTGYEYQYQNSGSTTNKGIEFSIGSTLISNDKFTWKMDANISSNRNTIQSLGDNASPSSFSYLYPSGWQNSLNDFLVQVGKPVGTYWGYQTAGRYEVSDFDYNAATQVYTLKAGIPSSAAAANGAKLVQPGDLKLQDLNGDGIIDNKDMTDLGNAQPKFYGGFNQTFRYRNWDMSLLFNFSVGNKVYNANKIEYSTQYLYRDNNMLAEVADRWRWFDDAGQKVNDPAALAALNANTTGWTPPAGAYFLHSYAIEDGSFLRLNNVTIGYSLGKEFTKQLGLSNFRLYFTMNNVFTITGYSGYDPEANTRRNPLTPGVDYAAYPRSRFILSGVDITF, via the coding sequence ATGGCTCAAGAAAAAGAACCGAAAAAGGAAATCGAAAAAAACATTGATGAGGTGGTTTTGGTGGGATATACCAAAGTTTCTAAAAAAGATGTTACCAATTCTGTTGCTTCTGTAAAAGCAGATGCGATCAAAGATATGCCTTCCACCAATGCTGCTGAAGCAATTCAGGGAAGAATGGCCGGGGTACAGGTTTCATTAAGTGAAGGCTCTCCGGGAGCTGATGTGGATATCGTCATTCGTGGAGGTAATTCTATTACGGGGAGCAATGCCCCCCTGTATATCGTGGATGGAGTACAGATGGATAATGCACTATCGGTCTTATCTCCAAAAGAGATTGAGTCTATCGAGGTTTTAAAAGATGCCTCTTCTACCAATATCTATGGAGCCAGAGGAGCTAACGGAGTTGTTTTGATTACAACGAAAGGAGGCCGTAAAAGAGCTAAAACACTGATTAATTATAACGGATTTTTAGGCGTAAGAAAAATACAGAATACCATTGACGTATTAGATCCCTATCAATTTGTGCTCTATCAGTATGAAGTATATAATAAGGGTGGCGTACAGACCGATATGGATGCATTTGTAGCAAGATACGGTACGTATGATCAGCTTGAAGACTACAAGACCGTAAAAAAAAGAGACTGGCAGGATGAAGTATTCGGAAGAGAAGCATTTAACTTTACTCATAACCTCTCTGTCACCGGAGGGTCTGATAATTCTTCTTTCTCTTTATCGTTAAATAATGTGGAGGAAGACGGAATCATGATCGGATCCGGCTTCAAAAGAAATATGGCCAACTTCAAGTATGATTACGAGATTTCCAAGAAATTGAATATGACCCTGAATGCCAGGTACAGCAGACAGACGATTTTCGGAGCGGGAACATCATCTACGGGTTCACAAAGTACCAACAGGCTTAGAAATGCGGTCAGGTATCAGCCTTTTGAAGGAGGTTCTTCAGTAGATGTGGATGATTTCGACCCATTGTTTGCCAATGAGACCAATCTTGTAAACCCTGTCCTTTTAGCCAATAACGAGATCAAGGAAAATGGCAGAAATGATTTACTACTTAACGGGACCATAGAATACAAAATCAGTAAAGATTTTACATTCAGAAGTGTGATCGGATATGTACAGAGAGATGAATACATCAATCAGTTTTCCGGACCGATAACATCCGTTGCAAGACAAAATAACGATCAGCCGGTTGTTCTTTTAAGTAAATCTCAAACAAGAAGAATCACGAATACCAATACTTTAAATTACAGAAAAACATTCGGTAATCATAAAGTAGATCTATTAGCCGGTCAGGAAATTGTAAAAACTGACGGCGAATCGTTAGCAATGACCATTAAGTGGTTTCCCAAATCTATCAGCGCTCAGGAGGCATTTGCCAACATTCAGTCGGCGTCTCCCCCGGGAGGATTGGTTCAGGATGCACCGAGAGCGGGAAGAAACCCCGATCGTCTGGCATCATTTTTTGGGAGAGCCAATTATATTTTCAAAAATAAATATATCCTTACCGCTTCCATGAGAGCAGATGGTTCCAGTGTTTTCGGGCCCGGAAACCGATGGGGATATTTCCCTGCCGCTTCTGCAGCCTGGAAGATCACCGAAGAAGATTTCTTAAAAGGCAATAAAACAGTCAGCGAATTAAAACTTCGTTTGGGATACGGACTTTCAGGAAATAACAGGATCGGATCTTTCCTGTATGATACCTTCTTTATAACATCTTCTGATTACGGATATGCATTCGGAAGCAATGTAACCCCCGGTGCGACAACCGGAAACATCCTGGCGAATAAAAACGTAAAGTGGGAATCTGCAACGTCTAAAAATATTGGTTTAGACTTCGGATTATTTAAAGGAAGAATTTACGGAACCCTTGATTTGTATCAGACCGACACCAAAGACTTGTTACTTTTAGCACAGATTCCTAAAACCACAGGATACGAATATCAATACCAAAACTCCGGAAGCACTACAAATAAAGGAATTGAATTTTCCATAGGAAGTACCCTTATCAGCAATGATAAATTCACCTGGAAAATGGATGCCAATATTTCGTCAAACAGAAATACCATTCAAAGTCTGGGTGACAATGCTTCGCCAAGCTCTTTTTCTTACCTTTATCCTTCAGGATGGCAAAACAGCCTGAATGACTTCCTGGTACAGGTAGGTAAGCCTGTAGGTACCTACTGGGGATACCAGACGGCAGGAAGATATGAGGTAAGTGATTTCGATTATAACGCTGCTACGCAGGTATATACTTTAAAAGCAGGTATTCCAAGTTCTGCTGCGGCAGCCAATGGTGCGAAACTGGTACAGCCTGGAGATCTGAAACTTCAGGATTTGAATGGTGACGGCATCATCGACAATAAGGATATGACTGATTTAGGAAATGCACAACCTAAGTTCTACGGTGGTTTCAACCAGACTTTCCGTTACAGAAACTGGGACATGAGCTTACTATTCAACTTTTCGGTCGGAAATAAAGTGTATAATGCCAATAAAATCGAATATTCAACTCAATATTTATATAGAGACAACAATATGCTTGCTGAGGTGGCAGACCGATGGAGATGGTTTGATGATGCAGGGCAAAAGGTGAATGATCCCGCTGCTTTGGCCGCTCTTAATGCCAATACTACCGGATGGACTCCTCCTGCAGGTGCCTATTTCTTACACTCGTATGCTATCGAAGACGGTTCTTTTTTAAGATTAAATAACGTTACTATCGGTTATTCCCTTGGAAAAGAATTTACCAAACAACTGGGTCTTTCAAATTTCAGATTGTATTTTACCATGAACAACGTATTTACCATCACCGGATACTCAGGATATGATCCGGAAGCCAATACAAGAAGAAACCCTTTAACCCCCGGGGTAGATTATGCTGCCTATCCACGCAGCAGATTTATCTTATCCGGAGTTGATATCACTTTTTAA
- a CDS encoding gluconate 5-dehydrogenase produces MNLFDLSGKVAVVTGGTHGLGMAMAEGLAAAGAELAITSTTPSKLEEALNYYHSKGYQATGYLFDVTDELEAAQKVALMEATHGKIDILVNNAGIIKRIPAIEMDVEDFRKVIDVDLTGPFIMSKLIGKHMIKRKSGKIINICSMMSELGRDNVVAYASAKGGLKMLTKNLATEWAKHNIQVNGIGPGYFATSQTEPIRVDGHPFNDFIISRTPEGRWGNPEDLAGTAIFLASDASRFINGQIIYVDGGILATIGKPANE; encoded by the coding sequence ATGAATTTATTTGATTTATCCGGTAAGGTAGCAGTCGTTACAGGCGGTACTCACGGATTAGGAATGGCCATGGCAGAAGGTCTGGCCGCTGCAGGTGCTGAACTGGCGATCACCAGTACAACCCCGTCAAAATTAGAGGAAGCTTTAAACTATTACCATTCTAAAGGATACCAGGCAACCGGATACCTTTTTGACGTAACGGACGAGCTGGAAGCCGCTCAGAAAGTAGCTTTAATGGAAGCTACCCATGGAAAAATAGACATCCTAGTCAACAATGCAGGAATCATCAAACGTATTCCCGCCATTGAAATGGACGTGGAAGACTTCAGAAAAGTAATTGATGTGGATCTTACGGGACCTTTTATCATGTCGAAATTAATTGGCAAACATATGATAAAAAGAAAATCCGGAAAGATCATCAACATCTGCTCGATGATGAGTGAGCTGGGACGCGACAATGTAGTAGCATATGCTTCTGCTAAAGGCGGCCTGAAAATGCTTACCAAAAATCTGGCTACAGAATGGGCAAAACATAACATCCAGGTAAACGGAATCGGTCCCGGATATTTTGCTACTTCCCAGACAGAACCAATACGGGTAGATGGACATCCTTTTAATGATTTTATCATCAGCAGAACGCCCGAAGGAAGATGGGGAAATCCCGAAGACCTTGCAGGAACAGCTATTTTCTTAGCTTCTGATGCCAGCAGATTCATCAACGGGCAGATTATTTACGTGGATGGAGGCATTTTGGCAACCATCGGGAAACCTGCTAATGAGTAA
- the uxaC gene encoding glucuronate isomerase, translated as MKPFITDQFLLQNKYAEELYFRYAEKQPIIDYHNHLIPKDIAEDTVFENISKVWIAGDHYKWRAMRTMGVNEKFITGDASDKEKFEAWAKTVPYTLRNPLYHWTHLELKRYFGINELLNADNASEIYENITAQLQTPEKSTRGLLKMMNVESLCTTEDPTDILNYHQDLAKSDFSIKVSTAFRPDKAILIENHNFADYISKLGESAGIEINSYQTLCDALLKRIEYFHENGCRLCDHGLNNISFEEFTEEEVSTIFNDKISGKVIAEKQVNQFKTAILLFLGEAYHQYGWVQQFHLGALRNNNERMHRILGPDTGWDSIGDFVQAETLSKLLNTLDGKDKLTKTILYNLNPADNEIFATMIGNFNDGSIKGKVQFGSGWWFLDQKDGMIKQMNALSNMGLISCFVGMLTDSRSFLSYPRHEYFRRVLCNLFGEEMKNGELPDDIELIGKTISDICYHNAKNYFDF; from the coding sequence ATGAAACCCTTTATAACAGATCAATTTTTATTACAAAATAAATACGCTGAAGAACTCTACTTCAGGTATGCAGAAAAACAACCCATTATTGATTATCACAATCACTTGATTCCTAAAGATATTGCAGAAGATACGGTCTTCGAAAATATCTCAAAGGTCTGGATTGCAGGAGACCATTACAAATGGAGAGCCATGCGTACCATGGGCGTGAATGAAAAATTCATTACAGGAGATGCCTCAGATAAAGAAAAATTTGAAGCATGGGCTAAAACCGTTCCTTACACTCTGCGAAATCCCCTGTATCACTGGACGCATCTGGAGTTAAAAAGATATTTCGGGATTAATGAATTGCTCAATGCAGATAATGCATCTGAAATTTATGAAAACATCACGGCTCAGCTTCAGACGCCTGAAAAATCAACAAGAGGATTATTAAAAATGATGAATGTGGAATCGCTGTGCACAACGGAAGATCCTACAGATATTCTGAATTATCACCAGGATTTGGCGAAAAGCGATTTTAGTATTAAAGTAAGTACGGCATTCCGCCCGGATAAGGCCATTTTAATCGAGAACCACAATTTTGCAGATTATATCTCGAAATTGGGAGAATCCGCAGGAATAGAAATTAATTCTTACCAGACCTTGTGTGATGCTTTACTGAAAAGAATTGAGTATTTCCACGAAAACGGATGCAGATTATGCGACCACGGATTAAATAATATTTCTTTCGAAGAATTTACAGAAGAAGAAGTAAGCACAATTTTCAATGATAAAATTTCAGGAAAAGTGATCGCTGAAAAACAGGTGAATCAGTTTAAAACTGCTATTTTATTATTCCTGGGTGAAGCTTACCACCAATACGGCTGGGTTCAGCAGTTCCACCTGGGAGCTTTGAGAAATAATAATGAAAGAATGCACAGAATTCTGGGTCCGGATACGGGATGGGATTCTATCGGTGACTTCGTGCAGGCTGAAACTCTGTCTAAGTTATTAAACACTCTGGATGGTAAAGATAAATTAACGAAAACAATCTTATACAATTTAAATCCTGCAGACAATGAGATTTTCGCGACCATGATCGGAAATTTCAACGACGGCAGCATCAAAGGAAAAGTACAGTTCGGCTCAGGATGGTGGTTTTTGGACCAGAAAGACGGGATGATCAAGCAGATGAACGCCCTTTCGAACATGGGGCTGATCAGCTGTTTTGTCGGAATGTTAACGGATTCCAGAAGTTTTCTTTCGTACCCAAGACACGAATACTTCAGAAGAGTATTGTGTAATCTTTTCGGAGAAGAAATGAAAAACGGCGAACTGCCGGATGATATCGAGCTTATCGGGAAAACCATTTCAGATATCTGTTATCATAATGCTAAAAATTATTTTGATTTTTAA
- a CDS encoding sugar kinase: MSNQIVTFGEVIMRLSPPGNRTMKQSHEMEFFFGGTELNVASSLATMGCDVRHISSVSDDFVGESALSFVKSFGIDTRFISKNEHPLGLYFLEVGSSVRASRIAYNRLNGSFANIKPEKIDWKKALEDCQYFHWTGISPGISHAAYESLKEGLQTARELGIEVTTDPAYRSNLWKYGKNGNEVLKELVSLSTIFVGGVNEINEILETQFPSDKEGFLEAAEELKKQCPSVHKIFDKIRIGVTASSQQTQGRALVNGNYFETNLLEVNPVVDRIGTGDAFAAGLIYGLMNYDDAKALNFANAACAIKHTILGDINYSSAEDILEVMDGNSGGRIKR, from the coding sequence ATGAGTAACCAAATAGTCACATTCGGAGAAGTGATCATGCGACTTTCCCCACCCGGAAACAGAACCATGAAACAAAGTCACGAAATGGAGTTCTTTTTCGGCGGAACAGAGCTTAATGTAGCATCTTCATTGGCAACCATGGGTTGTGATGTGAGGCATATCAGTAGTGTTTCTGATGATTTTGTGGGAGAATCGGCACTTTCTTTTGTTAAAAGTTTCGGAATTGACACCCGTTTTATTTCTAAAAATGAACATCCTTTAGGTTTGTACTTTTTAGAAGTAGGATCGTCAGTGCGTGCCAGCAGAATTGCCTATAACAGGCTGAACGGCTCTTTTGCCAATATTAAGCCTGAAAAAATTGACTGGAAAAAGGCACTGGAAGACTGTCAGTATTTTCACTGGACAGGCATCAGCCCGGGAATTTCCCATGCAGCTTACGAAAGTTTGAAAGAAGGTCTACAAACTGCCCGTGAACTGGGAATAGAAGTGACCACCGATCCTGCTTACCGTTCCAATCTTTGGAAATATGGTAAAAACGGAAATGAAGTTCTGAAAGAGCTGGTTTCTTTATCAACGATTTTTGTCGGCGGAGTGAATGAAATTAATGAAATATTGGAAACTCAGTTTCCTTCAGATAAAGAAGGTTTTCTGGAAGCTGCTGAAGAATTAAAGAAGCAATGTCCTTCTGTTCATAAAATCTTCGACAAAATAAGAATCGGTGTTACGGCGAGTTCCCAGCAGACGCAGGGACGAGCTTTAGTAAACGGCAATTATTTTGAAACGAATCTTTTGGAAGTGAATCCTGTGGTCGACAGAATCGGAACAGGAGATGCTTTCGCAGCAGGTTTAATTTATGGTTTAATGAATTACGATGACGCAAAAGCTCTAAATTTTGCGAACGCGGCATGTGCTATAAAACACACGATTTTGGGCGACATTAATTACAGCAGCGCAGAAGATATTCTCGAAGTAATGGACGGAAACTCCGGAGGACGTATCAAGAGATAA
- a CDS encoding beta/alpha barrel domain-containing protein: protein MTKIQSVTNTIINQGALPLYYNADETVTLEILRSLYKAGIRAVEYTSRGEAALSNFIKMVEVRNEEMPEMLLGIGTIKNLQKAEEYYKAGADFFISPGFVAEVAAYLIPKDLLYSPGCMTPTEIITAETAGVTFIKLFPGNALGTGFMSAIKDVFPNLKFMPTGGVDTTKESIASWFSAGVAAVGMGSKLVSKELMLAKDYLTIENETRKVLEIIQTLKQ from the coding sequence ATGACAAAGATTCAATCAGTTACCAATACCATCATCAATCAGGGAGCTTTACCTCTGTATTATAATGCTGATGAAACGGTAACTTTAGAGATATTAAGATCACTTTACAAAGCAGGAATCCGTGCAGTAGAATATACAAGCCGTGGGGAAGCTGCGTTGAGTAATTTCATTAAAATGGTGGAAGTTCGTAACGAGGAAATGCCCGAAATGCTTTTGGGAATCGGAACCATAAAAAATCTACAGAAGGCTGAGGAATATTATAAAGCGGGAGCGGATTTTTTCATCAGTCCTGGTTTTGTAGCAGAAGTGGCCGCCTATTTAATTCCCAAAGATCTGTTATACAGCCCGGGTTGTATGACACCTACGGAAATTATTACGGCTGAAACTGCAGGCGTAACCTTCATTAAATTATTTCCTGGAAATGCTTTGGGAACAGGTTTTATGAGTGCCATTAAAGATGTTTTCCCAAATCTGAAATTTATGCCTACCGGTGGTGTAGACACCACTAAAGAAAGTATTGCAAGCTGGTTTAGTGCCGGTGTTGCCGCAGTAGGAATGGGTAGTAAACTGGTAAGCAAAGAATTGATGCTTGCGAAAGACTATCTCACGATAGAAAATGAAACCAGGAAGGTGCTGGAAATTATTCAGACTTTAAAGCAGTAA
- a CDS encoding MFS transporter has product MSSVKSLKPSQYRWTICLLLFLATTINYLDRQVLSLTWKDFIAPEFHWNNNDYGNITALFSIFYAIGMLFAGKFVDWMDTKRGFLWAIGVWSVGAVLHAFCGMATAGILTDNWLAGFQGSKDLIGTVSNTSAIISTSVTLFIFARFVLAIGEAGNFPAAIKTTAEYFPKKDRAFSTSIWNAGATVGALAAPITIPFIAKSMGWEWAFIIIGALGFVWMGLWVFVYKKPHLHRRVNEHELNYINQDQDDLPNEDTSVPEKVFTFRECFSYRQTWAFAFGKFMTDGVWWFFLFWTPAYLSSVYKMDSTQSAFPLFVLYMITLLSIIGGWLPKYFVEKKGMNAYSGRMKAMLIFAFFPLLALLAQPLGSATYWIPVLIIGIAGAAHQAWSANIFSTVGDMFPKKAIATITGIGGMAGGIGSFLINKSSGLLFDHAHKAWSTVDGIPLLEKYPQYINERLPDGFFEQLEKSGAIIKDGIDKGYMIIFSVCAVAYLIAWTVMKTLVPKYKVISK; this is encoded by the coding sequence ATGAGTTCGGTTAAATCTCTTAAACCAAGTCAATACAGGTGGACTATCTGTTTACTGTTATTCCTCGCCACCACTATTAATTATTTAGACCGTCAGGTTTTATCATTGACGTGGAAAGACTTCATCGCTCCGGAATTTCATTGGAATAATAATGACTATGGCAATATCACTGCGCTATTCTCTATTTTTTATGCCATAGGAATGCTTTTTGCCGGAAAGTTTGTAGATTGGATGGATACCAAAAGAGGTTTTCTCTGGGCCATCGGCGTATGGTCTGTTGGTGCAGTTCTGCACGCATTCTGCGGAATGGCAACGGCAGGTATTCTTACAGACAATTGGCTGGCAGGTTTTCAGGGATCTAAAGACCTGATAGGAACAGTATCCAATACCTCTGCCATCATCAGTACCAGCGTAACTCTGTTTATTTTTGCCCGTTTTGTTTTAGCTATTGGTGAGGCCGGAAATTTTCCGGCAGCTATTAAAACCACAGCAGAATATTTTCCTAAAAAAGACCGTGCATTTTCTACCAGTATATGGAATGCAGGAGCTACGGTAGGAGCTTTGGCAGCACCCATCACAATTCCTTTCATTGCAAAGTCAATGGGCTGGGAATGGGCATTTATCATCATTGGTGCATTAGGATTTGTCTGGATGGGACTTTGGGTTTTCGTATACAAGAAGCCCCATTTACACAGAAGAGTTAATGAGCATGAATTAAATTATATCAATCAGGATCAGGACGATCTTCCCAACGAAGATACTTCGGTTCCGGAAAAGGTATTTACATTCAGAGAATGTTTCAGCTACAGACAGACCTGGGCTTTTGCCTTCGGAAAGTTCATGACAGACGGAGTCTGGTGGTTCTTTTTATTCTGGACTCCGGCCTATTTGAGCTCAGTATACAAAATGGATTCCACACAAAGCGCATTCCCGTTATTTGTTCTGTATATGATTACGTTGTTGTCTATCATAGGAGGATGGCTTCCGAAATATTTTGTTGAAAAGAAAGGAATGAATGCTTATTCAGGAAGAATGAAAGCCATGTTGATCTTCGCATTTTTCCCGTTATTGGCATTATTGGCGCAACCTTTAGGTTCAGCGACCTATTGGATTCCGGTTTTAATTATCGGGATTGCAGGAGCAGCGCACCAGGCATGGTCAGCAAATATTTTCTCTACCGTTGGCGATATGTTCCCTAAAAAGGCGATTGCCACTATTACAGGAATTGGTGGGATGGCTGGAGGAATCGGGTCATTCCTAATCAATAAATCTTCGGGGTTATTGTTTGATCATGCGCATAAAGCCTGGTCAACGGTTGACGGAATTCCTTTATTGGAAAAATATCCTCAGTATATTAATGAAAGATTGCCGGATGGATTTTTTGAGCAATTGGAGAAATCAGGAGCCATTATAAAAGACGGAATTGATAAGGGATATATGATCATTTTTTCAGTCTGTGCCGTAGCTTATCTTATCGCATGGACGGTCATGAAAACATTGGTTCCGAAATATAAAGTAATAAGTAAATAG